A genome region from Gigantopelta aegis isolate Gae_Host chromosome 3, Gae_host_genome, whole genome shotgun sequence includes the following:
- the LOC121366317 gene encoding uncharacterized protein LOC121366317, which translates to MAVKNAPLVFLGVIWLATVCLASRCTYRTLFSRSVTIYCDHGCCASKININDYKKEDICCPPPSPTQIGAIVGGILGGIAILVLFLVCCVCCLKKAAEARRPNANSPNQHIAVIMTSSPPTVTTNPCYAAPPPYNQVVSNNTGPANPHVNPAYDNKV; encoded by the exons ATGGCGGTGAAGAATGCTCCGTTAGTTTTTCTCGGTGTTATATGGCTTGCGACAG TGTGTCTGGCATCACGTTGTACTTACAGAACCTTGTTTAGCCGCTCTGTTACCATATACTGTGACCATGGATGTTGTGCTTCAAAAATTAACATCAATGATTACAAGAAAGAGGATATATGTTGTCCACC GCCGTCTCCAACACAGATCGGCGCCATTGTGGGAGGGATTCTGGGTGGAATCGCTATTCTCGTCCTATTTTTGGTTTGTTGTGTTTGCTGTTTGAAGAAGGCAGCCGAAGCACGACGACCGAACGCCAACAGCCCCAACCAGC aTATCGCAGTCATTATGACGTCATCGCCGCCAACCGTAACTACCAACCCGTGTTATGCGGCCCCTCCACCGTATAATCAGGTTGTTTCTAACAATACAGGACCAGCGAATCCACACGTGAACCCCGCATACGACAACAAGGTCTAA